One region of Danio aesculapii chromosome 7, fDanAes4.1, whole genome shotgun sequence genomic DNA includes:
- the rbm4.2 gene encoding RNA-binding protein 4.2: MVKIFIGNLSQTSTADDLRSLFSEFGIVKECDVLKNYGFVHMDSKKEAEAAIRKLHHYELKGQAINVELSKGKPRGSTKLHVSNISSGCTNQELRAKFEEYGPVVECDIVKDYAFVHMERMDDAMEAISGLENTTFQGKLIKVQLSTSRLRTAPGMGDQTGCYICGEQGHWSKDCRHSQNGSYGGGMGGYPSRGPPRGGPSYGMGGPGGHPSRGYPAGPLPPPPPMSRRPSYGEYGAEPRERYLTRVPTGYPERPPVYERDRFGSIDYYEKFRAHPAASSYYEDRPHSIPPPPPPPPLSSSSLSRMRLAPPSLDPYERRPLAPPPPTAAAASFARDRSPIRRVGAGAEGYSYERSRLSPVSRSSSAYSLPRAREGYTERVRYAY, translated from the exons ATGGTTAAGATCTTTATTGGCAACCTATCCCAGACCTCGACCGCGGACGATCTGCGCTCTCTTTTTTCGGAATTCGGCATAGTAAAAGAGTGCGACGTGCTGAAAAATTATGGCTTCGTGCACATGGATAGTAAGAAGGAGGCCGAAGCGGCTATCCGAAAGCTGCACCATTACGAGCTGAAGGGTCAAGCCATAAATGTGGAGCTGAGCAAAGGAAAACCAAGGGGCTCCACCAAGCTCCACGTGAGCAACATCAGCAGTGGCTGCACCAACCAGGAGCTCCGGGCCAAGTTTGAGGAGTACGGACCCGTGGTTGAGTGTGATATTGTGAAGGACTATGCATTTGTTCACATGGAGAGAATGGATGATGCCATGGAGGCCATCAGTGGGCTGGAGAACACCACATTCCAAG GCAAGCTGATCAAAGTACAACTGTCCACGAGTCGTCTTCGTACAGCGCCCGGCATGGGAGACCAAACTGGCTGTTACATCTGCGGAGAACAGGGCCACTGGTCCAAAGATTGCAGGCATAGCCAGAACGGTAGTTATGGAGGAGGCATGGGGGGGTACCCCAGTAGAGGCCCTCCAAGAGGCGGCCCGAGTTACGGCATGGGTGGCCCTGGAGGTCATCCCAGTAGAGGTTACCCAGCAGGGCcacttccccctcccccacccatGAGTCGGCGTCCCAGCTATGGCGAGTATGGAGCAGAGCCTCGAGAACGGTACCTAACCAGGGTGCCGACCGGCTATCCTGAGCGGCCTCCTGTGTATGAACGAGATCGCTTCGGGAGCATTGACTATTACGAGAAGTTTCGGGCTCATCCGGCTGCCTCTAGCTACTATGAGGATAGGCCTCACTCCATCCcccctcctccacctcctccccCTCTCTCTTCTTCCTCCCTCTCAAGGATGCGATTGGCTCCTCCCAGCCTTGATCCTTATGAGCGACGCCCTCTGGCGCCTCCACCTCCGACAGCAGCAGCAGCGAGCTTCGCGCGGGATCGTAGTCCAATCAGACGTGTGGGCGCCGGTGCGGAAGGCTACTCGTACGAGCGCTCGCGACTTTCTCCGGTCTCAAGGAGCTCATCGGCTTACAGCCTGCCGCGGGCCAGGGAGGGATACACCGAGCGAGTTCGATACGCATACTAA
- the rbm4.1 gene encoding RNA-binding protein 4.1 isoform X2 — protein sequence MVKIFVGNLSPNTTAEEIRSLFSQYGKISECDIVKNFGFVHMDSKSEADEAIQNLHHYMLNGLAMNVEMSKGKPKTSTKLHVGNISSSCTNQELRAKFEEYGPVVECDIVKDYAFVHMERVEDAMEAISGLDNTAFQGGSWLLTDHFRSCDASCLDWVTGSRDGPHLGTNLLLLS from the exons ATGGTAAAAATCTTTGTTGGAAACCTCTCGCCGAACACTACGGCTGAGGAGATCCGTTCCCTCTTCTCTCAGTATGGCAAGATCTCAGAGTGTGACATTGTGAAGAACTTTGGCTTTGTGCACATGGATAGCAAATCGGAGGCAGATGAAGCCATTCAAAATCTTCACCATTACATGCTGAATGGTTTGGCCATGAATGTGGAGATGAGCAAAGGGAAACCCAAGACCTCTACAAAACTCCATGTGGGGAACATCAGCAGTAGCTGCACCAACCAAGAACTCAGGGCCAAGTTTGAGGAGTACGGACCTGTGGTTGAGTGTGATATTGTGAAGGACTATGCTTTTGTTCACATGGAGCGAGTGGAAGATGCTATGGAAGCCATCAGTGGCTTGGACAACACAGCCTTTCAAG GTGGCTCTTGGTTGCTCACGGATCATTTTAGAAGTTGTGATGCTTCCTGTCTCGACTGGGTCACAGGCAGTAGAGATGGCCCACATCTCGGCACTAATTTACTTTTATTGTCTTAA
- the rbm4.3 gene encoding RNA-binding protein 4.3, giving the protein MTHPLPHCGEEKAALRNASAKMVKIFIGNLPQQAEVDELKSLFSQYGTVTECAIIKNFAFVHMDDRKSATKAIKNLHLYKLHGTPINVEASRGKNQGPVKLHVANVEKGTDEELRALFEDYGTVAECAIIKNFAFVHMNNSDEAMDAIKGLDNTEFQGKRIHVQISKSRPRGEEDDYGHPDGGYWPPRFPGERPEPPGYPRGRYGYPPGPPPPPPPPPPRRSPYPDRAAPAYERQRDVVDYYEKYRARPYGVAYDDRRPGGIPPPPPPPSSAIMRDRMPGNGLDPYERRPLPPPPAPFYARDRSPIRRAPPAPPAPAGNGYSYERSRLSPLSMSRTPMYSVARVRDPYADRVAPPPPPARYSY; this is encoded by the exons atgacccaccctcttcctcaTTGTGGCGAGGAGAAAGCG GCTTTGCGTAACGCATCTGCAAAGATGGTGAAGATCTTCATTGGGAATCTGCCTCAGCAGGCAGAAGTAGACGAATTAAAGTCTCTGTTTTCTCAGTATGGAACAGTCACTGAGTGCGCCATTATCAAGAACTTTGCATTCGTCCACATGGATGATCGCAAAAGTGCAACTAAGGCTATCAAAAACCTTCATTTGTACAAGTTGCATGGAACACCCATAAACGTTGAAGCAAGTCGAGGCAAGAACCAGGGTCCAGTGAAGCTTCACGTTGCCAATGTGGAGAAAGGAACCGATGAAGAGCTCAGAGCACTGTTCGAAGATTATGGCACCGTTGCAGAGTGTGCCATAATCAAGAACTTTGCCTTTGTACACATGAACAACTCTGATGAGGCCATGGATGCCATCAAAGGGTTAGACAACACTGAATTCCAAG GCAAACGAATTCATGTGCAGATTTCAAAGAGCCGACCAAGAGGAGAGGAGGATGACTACGGTCACCCAGATGGTGGATACTGGCCACCCCGTTTCCCTGGTGAACGCCCAGAGCCCCCTGGTTATCCTAGGGGACGTTACGGGTATCCCCCTGGCCCCCCTCCACCACCGCCACCACCCCCGCCCAGACGCTCCCCATACCCAGATCGTGCTGCTCCAGCATATGAGCGCCAACGCGATGTGGTCGACTATTATGAGAAGTACCGTGCTCGTCCTTACGGTGTCGCATATGATGACCGTCGCCCAGGCGGCATCCCCCCACCCCCTCCGCCCCCATCTTCCGCCATAATGAGAGATCGAATGCCTGGCAATGGCCTTGACCCCTATGAGCGACGTCCCCTCCCACCCCCGCCAGCTCCATTCTATGCACGAGACCGCAGTCCCATCAGACGCGCTCCTCCTGCCCCTCCAGCACCTGCAGGAAATGGTTACTCATACGAGCGTTCTCGTCTCTCCCCTCTCTCCATGTCTCGGACCCCGATGTACAGCGTGGCACGGGTCAGAGACCCCTATGCTGACAGGGTGGCGCCTCCTCCACCACCTGCGCGCTACTCGTATTAA
- the rbm4.1 gene encoding RNA-binding protein 4.1 isoform X1 encodes MVKIFVGNLSPNTTAEEIRSLFSQYGKISECDIVKNFGFVHMDSKSEADEAIQNLHHYMLNGLAMNVEMSKGKPKTSTKLHVGNISSSCTNQELRAKFEEYGPVVECDIVKDYAFVHMERVEDAMEAISGLDNTAFQGKLMSVKLSTSRLRTAPGMGERTGCYRCGQEGHWSKECPLDQNGSYREGPSSEEYGPVRFGSGGERGGRGFHRGFSGEPAYAGSFAPSHGFTRGAGYAVPGYGRGAGFESAMGYGMPAGYGVGADNSMAPVYGSEAAYGTSGMAYPGALPAYPIRRPPYEERDPYGVVDFYEKYRARPYGGSYFEDRRAVPPPVPPPPTSTAVVRERLPSSNLVDPYERHPLPPPPAPTSSYYVRERSPVRRAPHEAEGYAYERSRLSPISALPRTAAYDVPRDPYAERARYAY; translated from the exons ATGGTAAAAATCTTTGTTGGAAACCTCTCGCCGAACACTACGGCTGAGGAGATCCGTTCCCTCTTCTCTCAGTATGGCAAGATCTCAGAGTGTGACATTGTGAAGAACTTTGGCTTTGTGCACATGGATAGCAAATCGGAGGCAGATGAAGCCATTCAAAATCTTCACCATTACATGCTGAATGGTTTGGCCATGAATGTGGAGATGAGCAAAGGGAAACCCAAGACCTCTACAAAACTCCATGTGGGGAACATCAGCAGTAGCTGCACCAACCAAGAACTCAGGGCCAAGTTTGAGGAGTACGGACCTGTGGTTGAGTGTGATATTGTGAAGGACTATGCTTTTGTTCACATGGAGCGAGTGGAAGATGCTATGGAAGCCATCAGTGGCTTGGACAACACAGCCTTTCAAG GCAAACTGATGAGCGTGAAGCTTTCGACTAGCCGCCTGCGTACTGCGCCGGGAATGGGAGAAAGAACGGGTTGTTATCGGTGCGGGCAGGAAGGCCACTGGTCCAAAGAATGTCCATTGGACCAGAACGGCTCCTACAGAGAGGGCCCGAGCTCAGAAGAATATGGGCCCGTCAGGTTCGGTTCGGGCGGCGAACGTGGTGGCCGGGGTTTTCATCGCGGCTTCAGTGGCGAGCCGGCCTATGCTGGCAGCTTTGCCCCTTCACATGGCTTTACCCGTGGAGCAGGGTATGCAGTCCCTGGGTATGGAAGGGGTGCGGGTTTTGAGAGTGCAATGGGTTACGGTATGCCAGCGGGCTACGGTGTTGGCGCGGATAATAGCATGGCCCCAGTTTACGGAAGCGAGGCTGCGTATGGGACTAGTGGCATGGCCTACCCCGGTGCGTTGCCTGCGTACCCGATACGACGACCACCTTATGAGGAAAGAGATCCGTATGGGGTAGTGGACTTCTACGAGAAATATCGGGCACGTCCGTACGGAGGCAGTTATTTCGAAGATAGACGCGCGGTTCCACCTCCTGTCCCTCCTCCCCCCACTTCTACAGCAGTTGTGAGAGAGCGCCTGCCCTCCTCTAACCTTGTCGACCCATATGAGCGCCATCCCCTTCCCCCTCCTCCGGCTCCCACCTCTTCATACTATGTCCGTGAACGGAGCCCGGTTCGACGAGCTCCACATGAGGCGGAGGGATACGCGTATGAGCGGTCGCGCCTCTCTCCCATCTCTGCGCTTCCCAGGACTGCTGCGTATGACGTACCGCGGGATCCATACGCTGAACGGGCGCGCTATGCTTACTAG